Proteins co-encoded in one Euleptes europaea isolate rEulEur1 chromosome 1, rEulEur1.hap1, whole genome shotgun sequence genomic window:
- the RPL38 gene encoding 60S ribosomal protein L38 has translation MPRKIEEIKDFLLTARRKDAKTVKIKKNKDNVKFKVRCSRYLYTLVITDKEKAEKLKQSLPPGLAVKELK, from the exons ATG CCTCGTAAAATTGAAGAGATCAAAGACTTCCTGTTGACTGCCAGGAGAAAAGATGCAAAAA CtgtcaagattaaaaaaaacaaggatAATGTGAAATTCAAGGTTCGATGCAGCCGGTATCTGTATACGCTCGTCATCACAGACAAGGAAAAGGCTGAAAAATTGAAGCAGTCTCTGCCACCAG GTTTGGCCGTGAAGGAACTGAAGTGA